A region of the Cytobacillus luteolus genome:
CAACAATATGGGTCAATATGGTGTTGATTCTAAGCCTATGGTTTAATGCAAAGGAATTCACAAAGCTCATTGGGATAGCAGCCATGACAGGGAGCCTTGGCTTCCTTTTAGCGACATTTCCTTTTGCTATATTGATTGACAAGTTGGGGTGGAGAGCTGCGTTTTTTTCTACAGGACTACTGCTCTGTTTATGTGGCATACTCCTTTATATTGTACTTGTAAAAAAGCCGAATCAACCGGTCTTTAGTAAACTTGAAAAAAAGCGCGAAAAGACATTCGTTTTACTAAAAAGAATATTTTCAAATCGACAGGCATGGGCTTTATTCATGTGTCACTTTGGGATTGTTGGTACGTATGTTGGATTTATCAGTTCCTGGGGAGTTCCCTTTGGGATGACCGTATATGGAATGACAAGGTCAGATGCCAGTCTTCTAATCATGCTTGGCTTAATCGGTGCCCTTATCGGTGCTCCTTTAGCAGGCTGGATTTCCAGTCGGTTAGAGATGATAAAAAGGCCTTACATTGTTGTTCATCTCTTACTATTACTTAGTTGGTCAATCTTTCTGTTTTTTAACGGAAACCCACCATTTGTCTTGCTAACAACTCTATTCTTTATTATAGGGGTATCATATGGGGCAAATGCCTTAACATTTGCTGCCGTTCGCCAATCTTTTCCTATAAAAGAGTCAGGCATTGTATCAGGGTTTGCTAATACGGGTGGATTCTTAAGTGCTGTATTACTACCAAGCTTTTTTGGAAAAGTATTGGATTTTTTTGAGGTATCAGGGAATTTAAATGCTGGATACCACTATGGCTTTATCATCCCAGTGATTTTTTCCATAGTAGGCTTGATTGGCGTGTTTTTAATAAAAGAGCAATGGGAGGTACAAGAGGGATAAGCTATAACTGCAAAGAGTCTGACCCGAAAAGTGAGGGCCAGACCTTTTTGCTTTATTTTTCACCATAAGGGTTAATCGTTTGAATCGTACCGTCTTCGTTATAGGTAAGCTCACTAAATTTTACAGAGCGCTTATGGTCCACGCCACCTGATAGTGAGCAGTCATGGTAGAACAGA
Encoded here:
- a CDS encoding MFS transporter, encoding MDKQNSRFRWVVFASVLFTYILMSSQRTAPGLITDQVMLDFSVTATTIGLLTSIQFFVYTGLQIPMGLLADRFGPNFFLIIGAFLTGIGTIIYSLGTHELVLFIARILTGVGDATIWVNMVLILSLWFNAKEFTKLIGIAAMTGSLGFLLATFPFAILIDKLGWRAAFFSTGLLLCLCGILLYIVLVKKPNQPVFSKLEKKREKTFVLLKRIFSNRQAWALFMCHFGIVGTYVGFISSWGVPFGMTVYGMTRSDASLLIMLGLIGALIGAPLAGWISSRLEMIKRPYIVVHLLLLLSWSIFLFFNGNPPFVLLTTLFFIIGVSYGANALTFAAVRQSFPIKESGIVSGFANTGGFLSAVLLPSFFGKVLDFFEVSGNLNAGYHYGFIIPVIFSIVGLIGVFLIKEQWEVQEG